In a genomic window of Phragmites australis chromosome 14, lpPhrAust1.1, whole genome shotgun sequence:
- the LOC133890776 gene encoding uncharacterized protein LOC133890776 isoform X3, which produces MDPGDSNSAAGGKTQDVSVPPVEGIAGGGTSYGWVDGGLWGSSLGAGGIDPTKVHSEDLLHVWSMPSTANVSQQEAPRPLEKVNLLAARNERESFQIALRPKVSWATSGIAGSVQIQCSDLRSSSGDRLVVGQSITLRRVVPILGVPDALVPIDPLSPQISLHPGETTAVWVSLNVPCGQPPGLYEGEIFITAVKTEADSSKTESLPKSERYRLYRELRSCLDITEPRDYSSSEEMVQRLTSASTSLRRMLDIPAFQDCQENNGLGDMMDEDVMNNVSVRLKLSLTVWDFTLPVSETVIEDRFCLEHGTEGWYDALDRHFRWLLQYRISPFFCRWGDSMRILAYTCPWPADHPKANEYYSDPRLAAYAVPYAPILSCTDAAKNSLRREVEILKLTPHWPKAYFYLWDEPLNVKQYDVICSISNELRSYASDVRILTTYYCGPSGSELAPSTFEAFVKVPNFLRPHTQIFCTSEWVLGTREDLVKDIVTELRPELGEEWWTYVCLGPSDPQPNWHLGMRGTQHRAVMWRVWKEGGTGFLYWGTNCYEKAMIPSAEICFRRGLPPGDGVLFYPGEVFSSSHEPVASTRLERILSGMQDIEYLKLYSSRFGREEGLSLLEKTGVYLGPDRYTLDHGPIDVMRGEVYRTCRS; this is translated from the exons ATGGACCCAGGCGACTCCAACTCCGCCGCAG GAGGGAAGACACAAGATGTTTCTGTACCACCTGTTGAAGGTATAGCTGGCGGAGGGACTAGTTATGGCTGGGTGGATGGAGGCTTATGGGGGTCGAGCCTGGGTGCTGGTGGGATTGATCCTACGAAAGTACACTCAGAAGATCTTTTGCATGTGTGGTCTATGCCCAGCACAGCAAATGTTAGCCAACAAGAAGCACCTCGACCTCTAGAGAAA GTCAACCTTTTGGCAGCAAGAAACGAAAGAGAAAGTTTTCAAATTGCTTTACGCCCAAAGGTTTCATGGGCCACTTCAGGTATTGCAGGGTCTGTGCAGATTCAGTGCAGCGATCTCCGCTCCTCCTCAGGAGACAG GCTAGTGGTTGGTCAATCTATAACTTTGCGACGTGTGGTGCCTATCTTAGGTGTACCAGACGCTCTTGTGCCTATTGATCCACTCAGTCCTCAAATAAGCCTACATCCAGG GGAGACAACTGCAGTATGGGTATCATTGAATGTTCCTTGTGGACAACCGCCAGGTCTATATGAGGGCGAAATATTCATTACTGCTGTTAAGACAGAAGCAGA TAGTTCCAAAACAGAATCTTTACCAAAATCTGAGAGGTACCGGCTATATAGAGAACTAAGAAGTTGTCTTGACATCACTGAACCTAGAGACTACTCGTCATCAGAAGAAATG GTACAAAGATTGACATCTGCGTCAACCTCACTTAGGAGGATGTTGGATATTCCGGCATTCCAGGACTGTCAGGAGAATAATGGATTAGGAGACATGATGGATGAAGATGTTATGAACAATGTTTCAGTTCGTCTGAAGTTAAGCCTTACTGTTTGGGATTTCACTCTCCCG GTATCTGAAACTGTGATTGAAGACCGTTTCTGTTTGGAACATGGCACTGAAGGATGGTATGATGCACTGGATCGTCATTTTAGGTGGCTCCTCCAATATAGAATTAGTCCATTTTTCTGCAGATGGGGTGACAGCATGCGCATTTTAGCATACACATGCCCTTGGCCTG CTGATCATCCAAAGGCTAATGAATATTACTCTGACCCAAGATTGGCAGCATATGCTGTACCCTATGCGCCTATCCTGTCATG TACTGATGCTGCAAAAAATTCCTTGAGAAGAGAGGTTGAAATCTTAAAATTGACACCTCATTGGCCGAAAGCTTACTTCTATTTGTGGGATGAG CCATTGAATGTGAAACAGTATGACGTGATATGCAGCATCTCTAATGAGTTACGGTCATATGCATCTGATGTGCGAATTTTAACAACTTATTATTGTG GCCCAAGTGGTTCTGAACTGGCTCCTTCTACATTTGAAGCGTTTGTGAAAGTTCCAAATTTTCTACGTCCACACACACAGATCTTTTGCACGAG TGAGTGGGTTCTTGGCACAAGAGAGGACTTAGTGAAGGATATTGTTACTGAATTACGACCTGAGCTTGGTGAG GAGTGGTGGACATACGTTTGTCTGGGACCTTCTGATCCTCAGCCAAACTGGCACCTTGGGATGCGTGGAACCCAGCATCGGGCAGTGATGTGGAGAGTGTGGAAGGAGGGCGGGACAGGATTCCTTTATTGGGGTACCAACTGCTATGAGAAGGCTATGATTCCAAGTGCTGAG ATCTGTTTCCGACGTGGTCTTCCTCCTGGCGATGGGGTACTGTTCTATCCTGGTGAAGTGTTTTCTTCGTCACATGAACCAGTTGCATCCACCAGGCTAGAGCGCATTCTCAGTGGCATGCAG GACATCGAGTACCTGAAGCTTTATTCCTCAAGGTTTGGCAGGGAGGAAGGCTTGTCTCTTCTTGAGAAGACTGGCGTGTATCTTGGCCCGGATCGCTACACACTCGACCATGGACCGATCGATGTGATGCGGGGTGAGGTATACCGCACCTGCAGGTCTTAG
- the LOC133890776 gene encoding uncharacterized protein LOC133890776 isoform X1 has product MDPGDSNSAAGGKTQDVSVPPVEGIAGGGTSYGWVDGGLWGSSLGAGGIDPTKVHSEDLLHVWSMPSTANVSQQEAPRPLEKVNLLAARNERESFQIALRPKVSWATSGIAGSVQIQCSDLRSSSGDRLVVGQSITLRRVVPILGVPDALVPIDPLSPQISLHPGETTAVWVSLNVPCGQPPGLYEGEIFITAVKTEADSSKTESLPKSERYRLYRELRSCLDITEPRDYSSSEEMVQRLTSASTSLRRMLDIPAFQDCQENNGLGDMMDEDVMNNVSVRLKLSLTVWDFTLPVTPSLPAVFGVSETVIEDRFCLEHGTEGWYDALDRHFRWLLQYRISPFFCRWGDSMRILAYTCPWPADHPKANEYYSDPRLAAYAVPYAPILSCTDAAKNSLRREVEILKLTPHWPKAYFYLWDEPLNVKQYDVICSISNELRSYASDVRILTTYYCGPSGSELAPSTFEAFVKVPNFLRPHTQIFCTSEWVLGTREDLVKDIVTELRPELGEEWWTYVCLGPSDPQPNWHLGMRGTQHRAVMWRVWKEGGTGFLYWGTNCYEKAMIPSAEICFRRGLPPGDGVLFYPGEVFSSSHEPVASTRLERILSGMQDIEYLKLYSSRFGREEGLSLLEKTGVYLGPDRYTLDHGPIDVMRGEVYRTCRS; this is encoded by the exons ATGGACCCAGGCGACTCCAACTCCGCCGCAG GAGGGAAGACACAAGATGTTTCTGTACCACCTGTTGAAGGTATAGCTGGCGGAGGGACTAGTTATGGCTGGGTGGATGGAGGCTTATGGGGGTCGAGCCTGGGTGCTGGTGGGATTGATCCTACGAAAGTACACTCAGAAGATCTTTTGCATGTGTGGTCTATGCCCAGCACAGCAAATGTTAGCCAACAAGAAGCACCTCGACCTCTAGAGAAA GTCAACCTTTTGGCAGCAAGAAACGAAAGAGAAAGTTTTCAAATTGCTTTACGCCCAAAGGTTTCATGGGCCACTTCAGGTATTGCAGGGTCTGTGCAGATTCAGTGCAGCGATCTCCGCTCCTCCTCAGGAGACAG GCTAGTGGTTGGTCAATCTATAACTTTGCGACGTGTGGTGCCTATCTTAGGTGTACCAGACGCTCTTGTGCCTATTGATCCACTCAGTCCTCAAATAAGCCTACATCCAGG GGAGACAACTGCAGTATGGGTATCATTGAATGTTCCTTGTGGACAACCGCCAGGTCTATATGAGGGCGAAATATTCATTACTGCTGTTAAGACAGAAGCAGA TAGTTCCAAAACAGAATCTTTACCAAAATCTGAGAGGTACCGGCTATATAGAGAACTAAGAAGTTGTCTTGACATCACTGAACCTAGAGACTACTCGTCATCAGAAGAAATG GTACAAAGATTGACATCTGCGTCAACCTCACTTAGGAGGATGTTGGATATTCCGGCATTCCAGGACTGTCAGGAGAATAATGGATTAGGAGACATGATGGATGAAGATGTTATGAACAATGTTTCAGTTCGTCTGAAGTTAAGCCTTACTGTTTGGGATTTCACTCTCCCGGTGACACCTTCTTTACCTGCTGTTTTTGGT GTATCTGAAACTGTGATTGAAGACCGTTTCTGTTTGGAACATGGCACTGAAGGATGGTATGATGCACTGGATCGTCATTTTAGGTGGCTCCTCCAATATAGAATTAGTCCATTTTTCTGCAGATGGGGTGACAGCATGCGCATTTTAGCATACACATGCCCTTGGCCTG CTGATCATCCAAAGGCTAATGAATATTACTCTGACCCAAGATTGGCAGCATATGCTGTACCCTATGCGCCTATCCTGTCATG TACTGATGCTGCAAAAAATTCCTTGAGAAGAGAGGTTGAAATCTTAAAATTGACACCTCATTGGCCGAAAGCTTACTTCTATTTGTGGGATGAG CCATTGAATGTGAAACAGTATGACGTGATATGCAGCATCTCTAATGAGTTACGGTCATATGCATCTGATGTGCGAATTTTAACAACTTATTATTGTG GCCCAAGTGGTTCTGAACTGGCTCCTTCTACATTTGAAGCGTTTGTGAAAGTTCCAAATTTTCTACGTCCACACACACAGATCTTTTGCACGAG TGAGTGGGTTCTTGGCACAAGAGAGGACTTAGTGAAGGATATTGTTACTGAATTACGACCTGAGCTTGGTGAG GAGTGGTGGACATACGTTTGTCTGGGACCTTCTGATCCTCAGCCAAACTGGCACCTTGGGATGCGTGGAACCCAGCATCGGGCAGTGATGTGGAGAGTGTGGAAGGAGGGCGGGACAGGATTCCTTTATTGGGGTACCAACTGCTATGAGAAGGCTATGATTCCAAGTGCTGAG ATCTGTTTCCGACGTGGTCTTCCTCCTGGCGATGGGGTACTGTTCTATCCTGGTGAAGTGTTTTCTTCGTCACATGAACCAGTTGCATCCACCAGGCTAGAGCGCATTCTCAGTGGCATGCAG GACATCGAGTACCTGAAGCTTTATTCCTCAAGGTTTGGCAGGGAGGAAGGCTTGTCTCTTCTTGAGAAGACTGGCGTGTATCTTGGCCCGGATCGCTACACACTCGACCATGGACCGATCGATGTGATGCGGGGTGAGGTATACCGCACCTGCAGGTCTTAG
- the LOC133890776 gene encoding uncharacterized protein LOC133890776 isoform X2 — MDPGDSNSAAGGKTQDVSVPPVEGIAGGGTSYGWVDGGLWGSSLGAGGIDPTKVHSEDLLHVWSMPSTANVSQQEAPRPLEKVNLLAARNERESFQIALRPKVSWATSGIAGSVQIQCSDLRSSSGDRLVVGQSITLRRVVPILGVPDALVPIDPLSPQISLHPGETTAVWVSLNVPCGQPPGLYEGEIFITAVKTEADSKTESLPKSERYRLYRELRSCLDITEPRDYSSSEEMVQRLTSASTSLRRMLDIPAFQDCQENNGLGDMMDEDVMNNVSVRLKLSLTVWDFTLPVTPSLPAVFGVSETVIEDRFCLEHGTEGWYDALDRHFRWLLQYRISPFFCRWGDSMRILAYTCPWPADHPKANEYYSDPRLAAYAVPYAPILSCTDAAKNSLRREVEILKLTPHWPKAYFYLWDEPLNVKQYDVICSISNELRSYASDVRILTTYYCGPSGSELAPSTFEAFVKVPNFLRPHTQIFCTSEWVLGTREDLVKDIVTELRPELGEEWWTYVCLGPSDPQPNWHLGMRGTQHRAVMWRVWKEGGTGFLYWGTNCYEKAMIPSAEICFRRGLPPGDGVLFYPGEVFSSSHEPVASTRLERILSGMQDIEYLKLYSSRFGREEGLSLLEKTGVYLGPDRYTLDHGPIDVMRGEVYRTCRS; from the exons ATGGACCCAGGCGACTCCAACTCCGCCGCAG GAGGGAAGACACAAGATGTTTCTGTACCACCTGTTGAAGGTATAGCTGGCGGAGGGACTAGTTATGGCTGGGTGGATGGAGGCTTATGGGGGTCGAGCCTGGGTGCTGGTGGGATTGATCCTACGAAAGTACACTCAGAAGATCTTTTGCATGTGTGGTCTATGCCCAGCACAGCAAATGTTAGCCAACAAGAAGCACCTCGACCTCTAGAGAAA GTCAACCTTTTGGCAGCAAGAAACGAAAGAGAAAGTTTTCAAATTGCTTTACGCCCAAAGGTTTCATGGGCCACTTCAGGTATTGCAGGGTCTGTGCAGATTCAGTGCAGCGATCTCCGCTCCTCCTCAGGAGACAG GCTAGTGGTTGGTCAATCTATAACTTTGCGACGTGTGGTGCCTATCTTAGGTGTACCAGACGCTCTTGTGCCTATTGATCCACTCAGTCCTCAAATAAGCCTACATCCAGG GGAGACAACTGCAGTATGGGTATCATTGAATGTTCCTTGTGGACAACCGCCAGGTCTATATGAGGGCGAAATATTCATTACTGCTGTTAAGACAGAAGCAGA TTCCAAAACAGAATCTTTACCAAAATCTGAGAGGTACCGGCTATATAGAGAACTAAGAAGTTGTCTTGACATCACTGAACCTAGAGACTACTCGTCATCAGAAGAAATG GTACAAAGATTGACATCTGCGTCAACCTCACTTAGGAGGATGTTGGATATTCCGGCATTCCAGGACTGTCAGGAGAATAATGGATTAGGAGACATGATGGATGAAGATGTTATGAACAATGTTTCAGTTCGTCTGAAGTTAAGCCTTACTGTTTGGGATTTCACTCTCCCGGTGACACCTTCTTTACCTGCTGTTTTTGGT GTATCTGAAACTGTGATTGAAGACCGTTTCTGTTTGGAACATGGCACTGAAGGATGGTATGATGCACTGGATCGTCATTTTAGGTGGCTCCTCCAATATAGAATTAGTCCATTTTTCTGCAGATGGGGTGACAGCATGCGCATTTTAGCATACACATGCCCTTGGCCTG CTGATCATCCAAAGGCTAATGAATATTACTCTGACCCAAGATTGGCAGCATATGCTGTACCCTATGCGCCTATCCTGTCATG TACTGATGCTGCAAAAAATTCCTTGAGAAGAGAGGTTGAAATCTTAAAATTGACACCTCATTGGCCGAAAGCTTACTTCTATTTGTGGGATGAG CCATTGAATGTGAAACAGTATGACGTGATATGCAGCATCTCTAATGAGTTACGGTCATATGCATCTGATGTGCGAATTTTAACAACTTATTATTGTG GCCCAAGTGGTTCTGAACTGGCTCCTTCTACATTTGAAGCGTTTGTGAAAGTTCCAAATTTTCTACGTCCACACACACAGATCTTTTGCACGAG TGAGTGGGTTCTTGGCACAAGAGAGGACTTAGTGAAGGATATTGTTACTGAATTACGACCTGAGCTTGGTGAG GAGTGGTGGACATACGTTTGTCTGGGACCTTCTGATCCTCAGCCAAACTGGCACCTTGGGATGCGTGGAACCCAGCATCGGGCAGTGATGTGGAGAGTGTGGAAGGAGGGCGGGACAGGATTCCTTTATTGGGGTACCAACTGCTATGAGAAGGCTATGATTCCAAGTGCTGAG ATCTGTTTCCGACGTGGTCTTCCTCCTGGCGATGGGGTACTGTTCTATCCTGGTGAAGTGTTTTCTTCGTCACATGAACCAGTTGCATCCACCAGGCTAGAGCGCATTCTCAGTGGCATGCAG GACATCGAGTACCTGAAGCTTTATTCCTCAAGGTTTGGCAGGGAGGAAGGCTTGTCTCTTCTTGAGAAGACTGGCGTGTATCTTGGCCCGGATCGCTACACACTCGACCATGGACCGATCGATGTGATGCGGGGTGAGGTATACCGCACCTGCAGGTCTTAG